In Gigantopelta aegis isolate Gae_Host unplaced genomic scaffold, Gae_host_genome ctg3407_pilon_pilon, whole genome shotgun sequence, a genomic segment contains:
- the LOC121392143 gene encoding LOW QUALITY PROTEIN: lipoyl synthase, mitochondrial-like (The sequence of the model RefSeq protein was modified relative to this genomic sequence to represent the inferred CDS: deleted 2 bases in 2 codons) — MANSFSKPRRLTPAIVESNRLDSLSPDQRHLIANGPGLEHFVADNAPTTPDFLKRKKGQRLRLPEWLKTDIPIGKNYHRLKQNLRDLKLHTVCEEAKCPNIGECWGGGEHQTATATIMVLGDQCTRGCRFCSVKTSRAPPPPDPNEPVNTAIAIAAWGLDYVVLTSVDRDDLSDGGAEHFAETVREIKKGNSSILVECLTPDFRGDLDCVANVAHSGLDVYAHNVETVADLQWLVRDPRANYKQSLSVLEHAKQVKPDLVTKSSIMLGVGETDTQVLQTLEDLRNAGVECVTLGQYMQPTKWHLKVKEYVTPEKFKFWEDVGNKLGFLYTASGPLVRSSYKAGEFFIKSVLKERRAESNN; from the exons ATGGCTAACTCTTTCTCCAAACCTCGAAGATTAACACCAGCCATTGTTGAGTCTAATAGGC TCGACTCTCTCTCTCCTGATCAACGTCACCTCATTGCCAACGGACCTGGTCTAGAGCACTTTGTAGCTGATAATGCGCCAACTACACCTGATTTCCTTAAAAGGAAGAAAGGCCAACGCCTTCGATTACCAGAATGGCTAAAAACAGATATCCCAATTGGTAAAAAT TATCATCGATTAAAACAGAATCTTCGTGATCTAAAACTACACACT GTCTGTGAAGAAGCTAAATGTCCTAATATTGGTGAATGTTGGGGTGGTGGTGAACATCAAACAGCCACTGCTACAATAAtg GTACTTGGTGATCAGTGTACTAGAGGTTGTCGGTTCTGTTCTGTAAAGACATCACGAGCTCCACCTCCTCCTGATCCTAATGAACCAGTCAACACTGCTATTGCTATAGCAGCCTGGGGTCTGGACTATGTTGTATTAACC TCTGTTGATAGAGATG ATTTAAGTGATGGAGGAGCTGAACATTTTGCAGAGACAGTCAGAGAGATAAAGAAAG GAAATTCTTCCATATTAGTAGAGTGTTTGACTCCAGACTTTAGAGGTGACTTAGATTGTGTAGCTAATGTTGCTCATTCAGGACTTGATGTATATGCACATAACGTAGAAACTGTTGCAGATCTACAATG GTTAGTGAGAGATCCACGAGCAAACTACAAACAAAGTCTCTCAGTACTTGAACACGCTAAACAGGTTAAACCTGATTTAGTTACTAAGAGTTCAATTATGTTGGGAGTTGGAGAGACAGATACTCAAGTCCTTCAAACATTAGAAG ATTTAAGAAATGCTGGAGTTGAGTGTGTCACATTGGGTCAATATATGCAACCTACTAAATGGCATCTTAAG GTGAAGGAGTATGTAACACCTGAGAAGTTCAAGTTTTGGGAAGACGTAGGTAACAAGTTAGGGTTCCTCTATACAGCTAGTGGTCCATTAGTCAGGTCCTCTTATAAAGCTGGAGAGTTCTTTATAAAGTCTGTCTTAAAAGAGAGACGAGCTGAaagcaataattaa